One Salvelinus alpinus chromosome 9, SLU_Salpinus.1, whole genome shotgun sequence genomic window, CTGTGTCATATCAGAGGCCCTCGATGTCAGGTAAAGGACAAAGTACAATCCAAGGACTCCACAAGGGTAAGACCCATGCCCTTTACTGTAATAAAATGCCAGTAATCAGGCTCCATGTATGGGAAAATGTGGGAGGAGACCTCTGGGGAGCCTTTTCCAAAGCAGAAAGAGAAGCCCATCCTCTTCAGACAGGGGGAACACGTAACGCAACCCTTCCAAAGATCAAAAGACTGCTATTCTAACCTTTCATCGTTGTGACCACACAGTGGGTTCTGGCCTGCAAAGCCAGGCATGTTGATGTGATCCTTGATCAGCATGATGTCACCCACTTTAAATTTGGGGTTCAGCCCCCCAGCAGCATTGGTAATGATCAAGGTCTCCACCCCCAGCAGGAAGAACACTCGGACCGGGTACGTCACCTGGAGAGAAAAAGGAACTAGAAATAAGGGATCACTCAGtgcttacatttttcaacagaaaaaCTGCACTGTTGTCATTATTACTAGGTGACTAGACTATAATCGTTATAGAGGGTGGAATCATTTTAACAAACCTTTAAACCTTTATAGTCTTAAAAACCTCTTAAAGATCGGacactttttttcaattttcgcctaaaatgacatagccACATCTaaatgcctgtagctcaggccctgaagcaaggatatgcatattcttgataccattttaaaggaaacactttgacgtttgtggaaatgtgaaaattACTGTAAGATaacataacacattagatctggtaaaagatgtggcctttctcttgaaatgcaagagaaaggccacaatgtattaCACAGTTTAGGTGCAATTAGAttctggccactagatggcagcagtgtgtgtgtgtaaagttctagactgatccaatgaaccattgcatttctgttcaagatGTTGTTTcatgactgcccaaatgtgcctaatttgtttattaataacttttcatgttcaaaattgtgcactcccctcaaacaatagcatggtattctttcactgtaatagctactgtttgaggacaacacagtgccaccgacacggcccgctaccaaaacctgtgggctctccttcaccgcagccaacgtgagtaagacatttcaaCTCGtcaaccctcacaaggctgccggcccagacggcatccctagccgcgtcctcagagtatgcgcagaccagctggctggtatgtttacggacatattcaatcaatccctatcccagtctgctgttcccaaatGCTTCAAGAGggacaccattgttcctgttcccaagaaagataaggtaactgagctaaacgactattgcctcgtagcactcacttccgtcatcatgaagtgctttgagagactagtcaacgagacggcctacagggaggaggtgagggccctcggagtgtggtgtcaggaaaataacctcacaatgAACATCAACAaagcaaaggagatgatcgtgaacttcaggaaacagcagagggagcacccccctatccacatcgacaggacagtagtggagaaggtggaaagttttaagtttctctgcgtatacatcacggacaaactgaaatggtccacccacacagacagtgtggtgaagaaggcgcaacagcacctcttccagctcaggaggctgaagaaatttggcttgtcaccaaaaacactcacaaacctttacagatgcacaatcaagagcatcctgttgggctgtatcaccgcctggtacggcaactgctccgcccacaaccgtaaggctctccagaaggtagtgaggtctgcacaacgcatcaccgggtgaaactacctgccctccaggacacctacaccacccgatgtcacaggaaggccaaaaagatcatcaaggacaacaaccacccgagccactgcctgttcaccccattatcatccagaaggcgaggtcagtacaggtgcatcaaagctgggacagagagactgaaaaacagcttctatctcaaggccatcagactgttaaacagccatcactaacattgagtggctgctgccaacatactgactcaaatctctagccacttaattttttttttttttatgtaataaATGCATCACTAACCActttatatcatgtttacataccctacattactcatctcatatttatatactgtaccCTATACCatgtactgcatcttgcctatgccgtttggccatcgctcatccatataggTTTATGTACATAATCTTATTCATTCCTTACACttgtaaggtagttgttgtgaaattgttagatcacttgttagatattactgtgtggtcggaactagaagcgcaagcatttcgctacgctcgcattaacatctgctaaccatgtgtatgtgaccaatacaatttgatttgatttgtaaattggacagtgcagttagattattggacagtgcagttagaataacaagaatgtaagctttctgccaatattagatatttctatgtcctgggaaatgttcttgttacttacaacctcatgctaatcgcattagcctacgttggctcaaccgtcccgtggacggGACAaagatcctgaagaagttttaatgtcttagtcttaggtctctctttatgtagtgttgtgttgtctctcttgttgtcttaggtctctctttatgtagtgttgtgttgtctctcttgttgtgatgtgcgttttgtcctatttttttattttttaaaaatttttaatcccagcccccatccccgcaggagaacttttgccttttggtaggccgtcattgtaaataagaatttgttcttatatAAAAAATAGATAAAAAATGCTTACAGATTGTGTTTTAAGAGGGTCCCAAGATTTAGACGTGAAAATTCAACTAACACTGTCAAAGGTTAAACCAAGTTGACTGCTATGCTACTTTCACAGAGGTCAAAGCTAACTAAAGACACTAACTGTGTTATTCTAACATAATTGGATTTCTTCATAAAAGTGCAAACTGGTGAAATATCATTGAGGACCTCACTACTCATTTGAAAGAATATAGTAGCTGTATTTAAAAATAGATACCATCCCATAAGGTGTCAGGTTTATCATGGGATATACAAGCATTCCAATACACCTTTTCAGTAAATATTCATTCAATGTAATGAGGATATGGCTCTGGTGGGTGGAAAGAGTGGAGCTCACCGTGGCAATGTCATAGCCCTCGTAGAAGTGGAAGCGGCCCTGCATGCAGACACACTGCTTCCCCTGCAGCTCCCCAAATACCAGCTGACTGACATGTCCTTGTACTGCAGTGGTACAACAAGAAAGACAGGAGGAGGATTTTAATAGAATTGCTGAATGTAAATATTTCAAGGACAGGAAGCAGCAGCCACCATCGGGTGACGGTCTGGTTCTGGGTCACAGTGAAGGACTGGTGTTCTTACTTCAACTTTCAAAACATCCACCTAAACATTTCTCATCTGACATTAAATGATTAAATGCATAAGTTATCAATGatcattataatttctattgaGCTATTGAGCTGGATGATGTAATGATGCATGTACAAACTGAAGACAGCATGATGCTGTACAGTTTCAGGTGGTAGAGTGCAGGATAAGTATGGTGTCTGACCTGTGCTGTTGGGGAAGTGTGGGATGTCCTTGTAGGGAAACACAGTCTTGTTGTCCAGCAGGTCAGCAAGACCACTGAGGCCGGAACCACAGATGATGGCTATTTTAGGCCTCTGCTCAGTGTGGGACAGCAACCAATCAGCTGTCTCCCTGTAATCCTCATATTTGTAACTGAGGGAAGAAACAGATAGCAAGTTCATGCTATTCAGTATAATGTTACAATCTAAATCATCAATGATCATCTTTGTTTCTGCAGAGATGGACTACTATACACctttcatctgaacacaaccaaTGGGAAGATTTGTTTTTTGATTATGCAAAACCTGTCAATTACTGTCAAGTATCTTAGCAACTCCTTCAGCTACTAATAACAGAATCATAGACAAACACACCCCTTCACACcccgggctcccgagtggcacagcggtctaaggcactgcatctcagtgtttgaggtgtcactacagaaacCTGGtatgaatccaggctgtatcacattcgtCCGTGAAGGTGAGTCCCAtatggcggtgcacaattggcctcgcgtcgtctgggtttggccggtgtaggccatcattgtaaataagaatttgttcttaactgacttgcctagttaaataaaggttcaatttaaaaataaattaatCTGCTCTCTTggtactgaatgtgtgtgtgggggagggagagacagagggagagagagagagagagtgggagagcttATCTAATTGAATTAAATTGAATATAACAAAATGTAATTAACTTCTACACATTTAAACTATACAAGCATATCAAGTTGAATTGGCATTTGAGACATTATGGTTGTTGGCATACTCATCGGGTGGACATGGTGAATGATTGCAAGTCCTGTCATTAAAAAGTAGGCATAGACAGATTTTATAAGTGACCATAAATCCAATGAGATCACTTGGTCTGGAGGCCAATCTAACCAACATTAGTGGCATAGAAAGCAGTTTGTTCTGTTGTTtttaacaaaataaaaaatattccttaATGTTATTTTACTGTACAACAGATACTACTGTGAACATGTGAAGTGGACTGGATGATTATATGAAACAGGACATACAGGTGGGAACTGGAAATTACTATGTCTTATTTACGTTTTGAACCAATAATTCGCCACAGAATAAACAAAGTCCTGACCAAAGCAAACAGTTTGTCTTCCTCAATTTTCTTTGGGGGGCAATAAAAGGTGTTCAATGTTAGCAATAAATCTCGTCACCATAAACGTTCATATCAGGCATGTTTAATTTGAAGTATTGAAGCTGTTTTTTATACTGGTAGTTTTCTGCTCGCTGTAGTAAATGGGGGGAGCTCACAGGACGAATTGGCTGATTCCGTGAAAGCGCAGCGCTTCCATCACGGAGCTGTCCGTGGTGCTGCTGGCCACTGCCGGATCAGGACTTTCCATTCAGCACGGTCCACGGGGCCGCGGGACTGCACACTCTCTGAACCAGGCGCTCAATGAACACGCACAATGGCCACTCATTGTGTACTTACAACGCCGAGTCCCTTTCCTTTCAAATGAGCTGGCAAAAGTAGGGCTGCTTTCAATGcttcaatcaaatgttatttgtcacatgcgccgaatacaacaggtgtagacctcaccgtgaaatgcttaattacaagcccttaaccaacaatgcagttttaagcaAAATAagagttgagaaaatatttactaaatgaaCTAAAGTAAAACAATAAAAATATAGAAGAGTAACAATACAATTTTGCATAGGGTTTTCATGAAAAGTAAGCATGTCACTTTAATTAAGTGTTACCCGGGGCAGCATGTACCTACGTATTAGGATGTAGCCTAAACACTAAAATAATAGGgaggaaaaaaatataaaatattgttCAATATTATTAACCTTATATTAGGAATAGAGATTTTCGATATGTAGGCCTATATCAGCAATTTGTATTGATATCTATCAGATAAATCTATTATACCAGAGAACCACGATCATCTCTTGCCATGAACATTCACAAATCTGCCCATTTCATGTAGCCTAATCCATTGCCACATTGTAGCCTATTAATGACTGACTGAAGCTGGCATATTGGAAGTGTaaccagggcccggtttcccaaaataaTCTTAAGGCCAAGTTCGTCCTTAGGAACTTCTTATGAGCATCGTTAAATCTCCGAGATTTTTCTCCAAACCATCGTTAtcagggacagcagtggagaaggtggaaagttttaagttcctgggcgtacacatcacagacaaactgaaatggtccacccacacagtttggtgaagaaggcgcaacagcacctcttcaacctcaggaggctgaagaaatgtggcttgtcacgcaaaaccctgacaaacttttacagatgcacaatcgagagcatcctgtcgggctttatcacagcctggtacggcaactgcacagcccacaaccgtaaggctctccagagggtagtgaggtctgcacaacgcatcaccgagggcaaactacctgccctccagcacacctacagcacccgatgtcacaggaaggccaaaaagataatcaaggacaacaaccacccgagccactgcttgttcacaccgctatcatccagaaggcgaggtcagtacaagtgcatcaaagctgggatcgagagattgagaaacagcttctatctcaaggccatcagactgctaaacagcaatcactaactcagagaggctgctgcctactgtgagacccaatcactggacactttaataaatggatcactagtcactttaaacaatgtcactctaaataatgccactttaataatgtctacatatcttacattactcatatcacatgtatatactgtattttctaccatctactgcaccttgcctatgccgctcagcaatcgctcatccatatacttatatgtacatattctcattcaccactttagatttgtgtgtattaggtagttgttgggaattgttagattacgtg contains:
- the LOC139584734 gene encoding purine nucleoside phosphorylase-like, with amino-acid sequence MNISSSNPSSYKYEDYRETADWLLSHTEQRPKIAIICGSGLSGLADLLDNKTVFPYKDIPHFPNSTVQGHVSQLVFGELQGKQCVCMQGRFHFYEGYDIATVTYPVRVFFLLGVETLIITNAAGGLNPKFKVGDIMLIKDHINMPGFAGQNPLCGHNDERFGVCFPCMSDAYDKDLSSLAKETAEEQGCSSFIQQGVYCMLPGPTFETIAECRVLQKLGADAVGMSTVPEVVVAHHCGLRVFGLSLITNKVVTDYNSQEKANHDEVLETTGMRTQDLQRMVSNLLAKM